In Pseudomonas fluorescens, the following are encoded in one genomic region:
- a CDS encoding multicopper oxidase domain-containing protein — translation MLTPLILDGRSAIARDEPVFPPSPPTTPWLVTLPNAITPLEAVAFLNPRPTEAANTAGGEAGREPHQRFAEFIGVFGAPLLYELKAKERPDWVFHPAYPPQRIWGYEGNTPGAVTPGPTIFARYGRPVIVRFRNDLPQNQVGFGTPEISTHLHNAHTGSESDGFPGDYYSANKAGPTLAAPGAFKDHFYPNIYAGYDQLQNHIGDPNEALGTLFYHDHTLDFTAPNMLRGLFGMYFLFDDIDSGNERDPNPSALRLPSYPYDYPLSFQDMRFDNNGILFFDQVNPEGVLGDKVVVNGYIEPVLRVAARKYRFRLLDAGPSRFYAFYLLSSSGAMQTFTLIANDGNLLPAPLLNQTQVQMGVANRSDIVVDFSKYPIGSVLYLVNRMRQEDTREGKDIKEPGTRVLKFIVDRTQPEQDLSQVPSVLRALPPLNPAEIAAATVRRWVFDRSKGLWTINNELFNVKVPRATIPQGAAEVWELVNPEDGWTHPIHIHFEEGQIIGKIQNGVKKPLLAHEQGRKDVYVIEEFTTLRVFLRFRDFKGKYVMHCHNLIHEDHAMMLRWDIV, via the coding sequence ATGCTGACGCCGCTTATACTGGATGGGCGTAGCGCCATCGCCAGGGATGAGCCGGTATTCCCCCCCAGCCCGCCAACCACGCCGTGGCTGGTGACGCTGCCCAACGCGATCACACCGCTCGAAGCGGTCGCCTTCCTCAACCCGAGACCCACCGAGGCGGCGAATACTGCCGGCGGTGAAGCGGGGCGAGAGCCGCACCAACGTTTCGCCGAGTTCATCGGAGTGTTCGGCGCACCGCTACTGTACGAGCTGAAGGCCAAAGAGCGTCCCGATTGGGTGTTCCATCCGGCCTATCCGCCGCAGCGCATCTGGGGTTACGAAGGCAATACACCGGGCGCGGTCACTCCCGGCCCGACGATCTTCGCGCGCTATGGCAGACCGGTCATCGTCCGCTTTCGCAACGACCTGCCGCAAAATCAAGTCGGTTTCGGCACGCCAGAGATCTCCACCCACCTGCACAATGCGCACACGGGGTCGGAAAGCGACGGCTTCCCGGGTGACTACTACAGTGCGAACAAGGCGGGCCCGACCCTAGCCGCGCCGGGGGCATTCAAGGATCACTTCTACCCGAACATCTATGCGGGCTACGACCAGCTGCAAAACCACATCGGCGATCCGAACGAGGCCCTGGGCACGCTGTTCTACCATGACCACACCCTGGACTTCACCGCGCCGAACATGCTTCGTGGCTTGTTCGGGATGTACTTCCTGTTCGACGATATCGATTCGGGCAACGAGCGTGATCCGAACCCGAGCGCGCTGCGGCTGCCGAGCTATCCCTACGACTACCCGCTGAGCTTTCAGGACATGCGTTTCGACAACAACGGCATCCTGTTCTTCGACCAGGTCAATCCCGAGGGGGTTCTGGGCGACAAGGTGGTCGTCAACGGTTATATCGAGCCGGTATTACGAGTGGCGGCCCGCAAGTATCGCTTCCGCTTGCTCGACGCTGGGCCCAGCCGCTTCTACGCGTTCTATCTGCTCTCCTCGAGCGGCGCGATGCAGACGTTCACCCTCATCGCCAACGACGGCAACCTGTTGCCGGCCCCGCTGTTGAACCAAACCCAGGTGCAGATGGGCGTGGCCAATCGATCCGACATAGTCGTGGACTTCTCCAAGTACCCGATAGGCTCCGTGCTCTACCTGGTCAACAGGATGCGCCAGGAAGACACCCGTGAGGGCAAGGACATCAAGGAGCCGGGCACGCGCGTGCTCAAGTTCATCGTCGATCGCACCCAGCCAGAGCAGGACCTGAGTCAGGTGCCGAGCGTGCTGCGCGCGCTGCCGCCACTCAACCCTGCGGAAATCGCGGCAGCGACTGTGCGGCGCTGGGTTTTCGACCGCAGCAAAGGCTTGTGGACGATCAATAATGAGCTGTTCAACGTGAAAGTTCCGCGGGCCACGATCCCCCAAGGCGCCGCCGAGGTGTGGGAGTTAGTGAATCCCGAAGACGGTTGGACCCACCCCATTCATATCCACTTCGAAGAGGGGCAGATCATCGGCAAGATCCAGAATGGAGTGAAAAAGCCCTTGTTGGCGCACGAGCAAGGCCGTAAGGATGTGTATGTAATCGAAGAGTTCACGACCTTGCGGGTGTTCTTGCGCTTCCGCGACTTCAAAGGGAAGTACGTCATGCACTGCCACAACCTGATCCACGAAGACCACGCAATGATGCTGAGGTGGGACATCGTCTGA
- a CDS encoding SCO family protein: MNTRRNLLAGMGIAALGVIAWQGDTAKPQRPRSRSADGSYFPNTPLYTHEGKAVRFYDDLIRGKVVAINMMYASCTGTCPAATANLRLVQKMLGERVGRDVFMYSITLQPELDTPQILKEYVERHHIGPGWLFLTGEPDDIEELRFSLGFYDINPLIDANKANHSGVVRIGNDTYERWTLAPALAEPEQILATINHVDRSVVHTAA; this comes from the coding sequence ATGAACACACGCAGAAATCTATTGGCCGGCATGGGCATCGCCGCGCTCGGAGTGATCGCCTGGCAGGGGGACACGGCTAAGCCGCAACGCCCTCGTAGCAGGTCTGCGGACGGCAGCTACTTCCCGAACACGCCGCTCTATACCCACGAAGGCAAGGCGGTCAGGTTCTACGATGACCTGATTCGCGGCAAAGTGGTCGCAATCAACATGATGTATGCCTCATGCACAGGGACCTGCCCGGCCGCGACGGCGAACCTGCGGCTCGTGCAGAAGATGCTGGGCGAGCGCGTGGGCCGCGACGTCTTCATGTATTCGATCACCTTGCAGCCCGAGTTGGACACGCCGCAGATCCTGAAGGAATACGTCGAGAGGCATCACATCGGGCCGGGCTGGTTGTTCTTGACCGGTGAGCCCGACGACATCGAGGAACTGCGCTTTAGCCTCGGCTTCTACGATATCAACCCATTGATCGACGCCAATAAAGCGAACCACTCAGGCGTAGTGCGCATCGGCAACGACACCTACGAGCGCTGGACCCTGGCGCCCGCGCTGGCAGAACCAGAGCAGATCCTGGCCACTATTAATCATGTGGACAGATCCGTCGTACATACGGCGGCTTAG